Within the Deltaproteobacteria bacterium genome, the region CACGGGTGGCAAAACTGAAGCTCGGAAAAATGGAAAGGCAAATGGGCCTGCCGAGCCGCGTCTCGTAGAGCAGTTTAAGTCGGAATCAAGATGGACGACAGCACAAGCAGTCAGTGGGGCCGCCGGAATATATTCATTGGTGATTGCACTTTTGTTTGGCGTTGCGGCTAAGGAGCTCGGCTGGGGGAGGGGAAAGCCAAAGCTCAACCGCTTGGTCAAAGCTCGAGTCCGTGGCCTTCAGGAAAAAGCGAACAGTGGCGACCTAAGGCAGTTCGGTGTGGGCGGAGTAAACTTGGTCGCGTTTACGTTAAGGGAAATCGTAGGCGATCGTTTGAGCGAACGTGAAGTGCTTAAACTTTTGTCTGCGACTCCTCCGTCCATCCAGAAGGAATGCGGCAAAGCGGTCGAAGAGCTTTTAGCCGATTTCGAAATACTCGCGTTTGCTCCGGAAGCGACTTTGGGTGAATGGAAAGATCCGGCGAAAATTAAATCGCTGATTTCGAAGACATCGGAAGTTCTGCTGCGTATGGTTTCGCTTTCAGGGTCCGACGAGCCAGGCGCTTAATTCTAACGAGATCAAAAAACATTTTGATGGGATCAATCCAGATTCGAACCTTTGAATCTGGTGAGTTCACCCAGCGAACGGGAACTGTCTGAATTTTGAATCCCATCAATTGCGCAAGGATCAATAGCTCGACATCAAATGCGAAGCCGTTCAATGTTTGGCGGGAAAAAATAGGTTCGACGGCACGCCTGCGAAACGCCTTGAATCCACACTGGGTGTCTTTAATACCTGCGACGCCGAATATTTGAACGAATCGATTAAAACCTCGACCTAAGTTGCGTCTGACCCAAGATTGCTTCTTTATGACCTGGCTTTTTGCTTCCGCTCGGGAGCCGATCAGAATATCGATGCCTGGATTCGCTTGGAATTCAGAAAGAAATGAAATCACTTCGGCAAGCGGAGTGGACAAATCTGCATCCATGAAAAATACGACTTCGCCTTTCGCCCGTAGCATACCGGTTTTAACTGCGTACCCCTTGCCGCGTTGCACCTCATTGGCGATGATCTGGATACTCGAATCGCCTGCCGCAGCTTGAGCTGCTAGTTCGACGGTCCGGTCCGATGATTTTTCAATAACGATAATGATCTCGACCGAGCCGAAGCGGCCAAAGAAAGAGCGCAGGTCTTTAATCGTAGCAGGAAGCCGACGCTCCTCGTTGTAGGCGGGAACAACGATTGATATCGCCGGATTTGAATTTGCCGAAAATGAATTTGATGGATTGGACGACGTACCCATGAGTGATAGATTATTCTAATAAATGTTACGGACAAACGAAAATCGCGAATCGCAATTTACACGCTCGACGTTTTGGCTTTGGCCGCTATTGGCTGTCGCGGCCTATTTTCGCTTTCGGGATTTAGGAATCAAACCACCCCATTTTGATGAGGGAATAAATGGTCACTTCGTCATGACGATTTGGCGGGATGGGTTTTACACCTACGACCCGACCAATTTCCACGGACCTTTGTACTTTTACCTTCTGCATGGAGCAGAGGTTCTGTTTGGTCGTGGTGTCGAATCTTTTCGAATCATGAACGCCTTTTTAGCGATGGGCTTAGTGTACTTTGTTTTTCAGTTTCGCCGCTTTCTCGGGCCGGCTGCAGTCGTAGCCGCTTGGATTGTAGCGGTGAGTCCTGCGTTCACGTTTTATGGACGATATGCGATTCACGAAACACTTTTTGTTTTAGGGCAGATTGCATTTGTTTATGGACGGCTGGTGTGGCTGAACAAACCGACGCGCGAAGCCGTCGCGATGATTGCCGCAGGTTTGGTGATCATGCTTGCGACAAAAGAAAATTTTTTTATATTTGTCGGCACCTGGATAATCGCAGAGTTCGTGGTCCGGTTTCTTGAGAAACTGGAAAAATCCGATGAGCCGTGGAGCCGCCTCGGCGATTTATCGCAGTCGGAATCTCGCCGGTTAGTTCGTGGCACTGCAGTCATTTCCTCGATCGCCTTATTCCTGTTGTTTGCTCTTTACACTGGATTTTTTGAATACATGAGGGGAGCCGGGGATTTTTTTCGAGCCTTTGATTTCTGGACAAAAACGGGCACTAAGGGAAATGGTCACGAAAAGCCCTTTTTCTATTGGCTCGAAACAATGGGGCGCTATGAATGGGTTCTGTTGATTGGACTTGCGGCATCGGCAGTAGCGACATTGTTCTTGAAATCGCAGAATCGCGCGCAGAGACTAATTCTTTTAACAGGCTTCGGTACGTGGCTCGCTTATTCTATAATCCCATATAAAACGCCGTGGCTCTTGCTTGGCTTTTGGCCGCTCGCATTTTTGTTGCTGCCACAAATGGAGCGGGGCAAGTGGCGGATTTTAACTGCCGTTGTTCTTGGATTGACGCTAGTTCATTCGACAGTGAAGAGCTACCGCTTGAACTTCGTTGATTTTGCTAAAGCTGGTGAGCCCTATGTCTACGTTCAGACAACCTCTGATTATTCCAATGTCATGGATGTATTAAAACGGAAAATTCGTCAAAACCCAGCAGTCGCGAATTTATCGCTTGTGATTATGATTCAAGATCCCTGGCCTCTTCCCTATGAAGTAGCGCTTTTTCCGAACTTAAAATACGCGAAGCTTGAGGATATTGACAGAGATCCAAGTATAGTTGCCAATGCGGATCTATTGCTGATCGATGGATCGATCCTTGAGGGTTTGCGAAATATTCTGCCAAAGAAGTTTGGTCGAATGGATTTTCGCCTGCGCGATTCTTATGACAGTGGCTGGGCGCTATTTGACTTCGAAAAGTTTCGCAATGTACTAGCAGTAGATGTACCTATCGAAAGTCCGGGGAAAAAATGAGAAGTCGCTTGCTTAGCTTCGCTCACTTTTTCGTCGCGCATTCCGTTTCCGCCACAGCACTCGCATTTTTGTTGTCGTGGCTATTCGGAGGCCTGTCGCCATTTATTTCGGCAATTAGCATCGCTTTCTCGCTTGTTCGAGCCCGACGTTTTACGCGGGCTATGCGCAACACGCTCGAATGGCGTGCACCCGGCGTGGTACGTCCATGGAATTTTAGCGAGACTTTGATTTTCGTTTTCGTGATTTTCGCAAGTTGGAAACATTTCGCTTGGATGATGCCGACGATTCCGTCAGGTGCGGCGCCAGGTGTGGTCACACTTTCCTCGACGAATTATGGGGATCTGCCGCTACACATTAATTTCATACGTGCAATCGCGAATGGAATCGATTTTTTACCACTCAATCCGATTTTTGCTAGTGAGCCGCTTCGATATCCCTTTGGCCCTGATCTTTATAATGCGTTGTGGGAATCCTTGGGTTTTGTCACAAGCGGCCATCTGTTTTTTGCCGGTGTGTCGGCTACGATCGCGTCTTTAGTGTTGCTTCGAGAACTTGGTGGATCTTGGGCAATGGCGGCGTTCTTTTTTGCCGGCGGTGCCGCTAGTGCCGCCACCGGAACGGGTGCGACTAGCGTTGAACTTGACTGGAAAAGTTTTTTTCTTGCGATCTGGATAACACAGCGAGGAATGTTGTGGGCGTTACCGATCGGCTTAATGCTACTATTGTATTTACGGCCTCACCTTTCTGGCGCGACACGTTTGCCGCAAAGAGCTGTCGGCGGCTTAGGCCGAATGTGGGCTGTGTTTCCGTTGTTTCATGCCCATTCTTTTGTTGTCGTTAGTTTGTTGTTGTTCGCGCTCGTCTGGAAAGATTTTGGGATCAAGCGAACGAGAGACTTTTTGGCGCGCTTCTTCCTGAAAAATCGCGCGCTCTACTGGGCTTTTTTTCCGGCTTCGCTTCTGATCTTTCACACCTCAGACGCGTTTTCAAAAGCTTCGGTTGTGAGGCTCCGCTGGTTTTGGACGCTCCCAGAAAACAGCAGCTTTGCTAGCGGGCTGAGTTGGTACTGGCAAAACTTTGGACTCAGCACCGCGGTTTTGTGTTTGATGAGTTGCGGTGTCTTTGCGTTAAAACGAACGTTGTTTCGTGAAGCTGAGGCGGTTGCAAAGCCGCCTTCTACGTTCAACGAAAGTCTTTTGTACTTGGTATGCTTCGTGGTTTTCCTTTTCGTCATTTTGGCCCCATGGGAATGGGACAACGTAAAAGTTTTGCTATGGCCCTGGGTTCTCGGCTTTGGCATTCTGGGAAGAAACTTGATTAAGATACAAGAACTTAAACCTTCTCGGCTTTGGGCCGGGATCTCGGCGTTCGCACTTGTCGTTGCGTTTCATCAAGGTATTCGCGTCATTTCTGATTCTTGGGAAAAGCCAGCATCGCGCGCCCCAATGATCTGGTCGGTTGAACAGCTGGCGCATGCGGAAACAGTTCTGCAAAAAGTTTCAGTCAAAGCGGTATTTTTATCGGCGCAATCACCGACTCATGTGCTTGCATATTTCGGACGTCTGCGGGCGATGGGTTACGCCGGTCATCTTTGGTCTCACGGAATTTCGTACGCCGCACAGGAGGAAGAAATAGAAAAATTCATGAAGGGTGCGGAAGATTGGATTGAAATCGCAAAGCGTCTGAGGATGACCCATGTGTATTGGGGGCCAGACGAAAAAGCGCGTTGGGGAACTGACCGACGAACTTGGCAAGATCGATTGGCGATGATTGCGAGATCGGGAGAACATGAAGTGTACGAGTTCAAGGAGGCCAAGTGAACGGCGGAAATTGTTTTAAATTGTGCGCCTCTTTTTTATTTCATGTGGTGGGTTTATTGGCGATCTTACTACCGGGGGCACGTGCCTTCAGTTCCTCGGCCCAGCCTGTGACTTTGACACTCAATGATCAAGTGGTTTTGAATCCAGCAGCGGCTTCTGAATTAAAAGCATTGAAGAGCTTTTTTGAAACGAAAGATTATGACAAATGCCTCAAGGCTGCGCCAAAAGCTGCAAAGAAAGCAAAGTCGCTTGAACCTTGGATTTTGGCTCAGGAGTTTGAATGCGCAGAAAAACTGCCAGTTTCTAAAGCGAACTCTGATCGCTTGAACTTAGTTTTATTCAAAATGGATTCAAAACCCGTCTTTCTTTCCTTCGGTCCCTGGAGTCAACGTATCCGGAATGCATGGGCGCGGACTTTAGTCACCGCTCTCGAAATGGATCAGAAGTACAATCGCCCTCGAGCTTGGAAAAGAGTCGAAACTCTTTCTACGTTACTCTCACTGACGCCAGCAGGAAAACAATCTTTAGATGAGGCTGGAAGAGCAAAGGTTTGGAAAATTGCTGGCGAGCTTTTGTTCCTCGGGCAAAAGCAAGAGGGAGCAAGGGAATTTTTTCGTCGAAGTCTGTTGGAGCAAGAACAACCAGATTTAAGAGAGCGACTCAAAACGTTGGATAATGTTGCAAAGAAATCGACAAGTTCCTCTGGAGAGGACTCTTTGGTAAAGGGGGCGGATAAAATTCCCGCTGGTAGCGCAGAGGAAATTGAACTCTTCGACCGGGTTTCTCAGAACTTGAAAGCTGGTGATCTTGTTGCCGCCGGCGAAGATGCAGTCAAACTGATGAATGACTTCCCTGGTAGTCCACGAGCGAAGTTGGCGGCGGATAGAACTTATGAAAGCTTGGTGTCCGTTGCAGAAAAACCGAACGAAAAATTTCAACCCGTGCGGAATTCACTTTTGACGGTCATGGAAAAAGCCGATCCCGACCGCGTCGCGGAATGGGCAAGGCTTGCCTTCAATCGTGGCCTTTGGAATGAGTCTGCGAGGCTCGGGAAAGCCGCTGTCGAAAAACAGTCTTCTTCGCGCGCAACAAAGACTCTTGAGCTTGCCATGGACGCTTCGATCGCGATTGACGACTTTAAGCAGGCGAAACTATTTGGTGAAGAGCTTGAAGCGAGGCATGCGGGTACTCCGTCTAGTCGCTTGGCTACGCTTCGTTTGGGTTTGATCGCGTTTAGAGAAAAGGACTATTCTAAATCGTCGGCCATTTTCGAGAAAATGATTGCGACTCAAGCGGTTGATAATTATGAGCTCCAAGCGCGTTACTGGCTGTGGCGAAGTTTGGAAAAGCTGCAAAACCCTCGAGCAAAATCTGAGGCCGAGGAGATGGCTCGCAGATTCCCGTTTAGCTACTACGGCCTGCGTGCGCGTCTAGAGTCTCAAGGTGGGAGGCTTGAATGGGCGAAAGAAAACCCAAGTGTGTTTGAAGCTGGCGGGGCCAAGCTGGAACATCGGCTTTGGCTGACACAAGAGGAAAAACTTAGTTTAGACCGCGCCATGCTTTTGGTGACCGCCGGTTGGTTCGAAGAGGCTCAGGCAGAGCTTCGAATTTTACCTGAGCCCGTTAGTCCGGACGAAAAAGCGATCCGTGCAAAAATTTGGGCGGCGGCTAAAAATTTTCTTGCTGCTTCAAAACTTGCGAACGAGGCGTGGGATGTAAAGTTTGAGCTTCGTCGGCCCGAACTCATGAAAGCGGTGTGGCCACAGGAGCACAAAGAGTTTTTTGAATCCGCGGCAAAATTAAAAAATCTGGATCCCGTATTGACCCGAAGTTTGACAAAGCAAGAAAGCGGCTACTTCCCCAAGGCTGTCTCAAGTTCCAATGCCCTCGGGCTTATGCAGATGATTCCGCCAACGGCTCGGGAAATTGCTGATGATTTGAAATTGGGGAAAATTAATTTGCCGGACGATTTGTTTGATCCTAGTCGAAACATCACTATGGGTACTCATTACGTTGCAAAAATGCTGACGCAGTTTAAAGGTCACGTCCCACTTGCTTTGGCGGCGTACAATGCGGGGCCTACGAGGGTCGACCGCTGGCTAAAGTCGCGGCAAAGCTTAGTTGGACTAGAGACTGGACGAACGTCTGCCCCAGAATCAGAAATTTGGATCGACGAATTTCCGTTTGCGGAAACTTCTTTCTACGTCAAAGCGATCCTTAGAAATATTCTGCTGTATCAAATCGTTGAGAGTGGATTGGTAGAGGCGCAAGAACCTTTGTGGAAGGGTGTTTCGAGCAATCCTCGACCATCATCGAGCCTCGAAATAAAGTAGTTTTGCCGAGACCTCAGGCAAGTGTCAGGCGTGTTTTCGTTGCGCATCCTTTAAGGCACCGTTACGGTGATAGAACGGTATGAAGAAATCTGATCACGTGCGTCTAAAAACAAGTCCTGAATCTTCAAGCTTCACGCGGTGGATTCTTTTACCAATCCTGTCACTTTCGACGCTGTCGGCGTGCGCGACTCAGGCTGTGCGCCTTGAAGGAGGCGGAGACGCAGGCGTTACTGCGTCGGGCGGTTCGTCTTCGTCGTCCAATGGCGCTGAGGGAGCGACAAGTAACGATCTTTCGGACTCCGGCGCAGATCTGCTGGGTATTCCGTTGGAAGTAAACCGTTCGGTTTTGAAGTGGATCGATTATTTCCAAGGTCCAGGTCGGCCCCACATGGAACGCTACCTATCTCGAAGCACCCGGTATGCGCCAATTATGAAAGAGATTCTTCGTAAAGAAGGGTTGCCCGAAGATCTGATTTATATTGCTTTGATTGAATCAGGATTTTCGTCAACGGCACATAGTACTGCCAGCGCCGTGGGATACTGGCAGTTTATTCGCGGCACGGGGAAACAGTATCGTCTGCGAATTGATTCCTTTGTCGATGAGCGCCGCGACTTTGAACGGTCGACAGTGGCCGCAGCGGACTACTTCAAAGGTCTATATAACTTATTTGGTGCCTGGTATTTGGCGATCGCTTCCTACAACGTCGGCGAAAATCGCGTGAAGGGCCTAGTGATGCGAAACAAGACGCGAGACTTTTGGAAACTCGCGCGTGAGCGTCGTCTTCCGCAGGAAACGGTCGACTATGTACCAAAGTTTTTAGCAGCACGATTGATTGGAAAAGAACCTGCAAAATACGGGTTCACTGACGTGGAATACATGCCGCCTCTTGAATTCTCGACGGTCAGCTTTGCTAGTCCCATCGATATTCGTCGATTGGCAACGGAGATGGGTCTTGAGTACGACGATCTTCGCGATTTGAACCCGGCCTACAAGCGTGGCGTCGCCCCAATGCCCAAGAGTGGCGACAAGTTGGTACTTCGGGTGCCGAAGGGCACGGAAGAAAAGGCCCTCGCGGCGGCGGAGAATGCGAGTGCAAATTTGAGCACGCGATATATTGCGGAAGATGACTATTCGTACTACCGCGTTCGGCGTGGGGACACGATTAGTTCGATCGCGCGAAAGTTCAATGTCAGTCAAACAAAGATTCTACAGCTCAACAGAATGTCTGCTCGCTCGGTTCTTTCAGTTGGTAAGAGGTTGCGCGTACCTAGCGAAAATGTCGCGACCCTGGGGCCTGCAAAGTCTTCTCAACTTGAATCTCGCGAACGTCGCGAACCGTCGAACACTGTAATTAAAGGGAAGCCCCAATCGACAACGGTGGCCGCTCGCGCAGGAAATATTTCGAAGGCAGAAATCAAAGCTGAGGCAAAGCTTAAAGACGCGGCGAAGAGACGGAGTGAAAAATCAATTCGCCAGGCTCGCCTTCATGTCGTTCGGCGAGGCGAGAACCTCGCGGTCATCGCGAAGAAGTACGGCGTTTCGGTCCGAGAACTTGCCACTCACAATCATCTCAAAAAACAATCCACACTTTTCGTTGGCAAGAAACTCGAGATACCGAAATTTTAGTTTCGTCTCACAATGAGACAAACACGATCAAGTTTTCACTCCACAATATCTTAACGTTTTCCCTAAGGAATCCATTGAGCTCGCTGTTCGCGAACTTTCCGAATGGGCGTCGGTGGATATAATAGTCAGTCGCGAAGTTTTAGGGGATTCGATTAGTTCAGAAACTATGTACACAGAAGATCTCAACGCAGTGGCGTTGTTTTTTATCGGCTTTAAATCAGAAGAAATCAGTTCACACATCAAGCGATTTCAAGATAGCTACGCGGCGACGGACGCAAAATGCCGGTTGAGTTTGAAATAGTCACCCCACCAACCCCGCGAGGATTTGTGACAATCCGGTTTTAAAACCCGCTTCATCGTGGTGCGATGACCGAGAGGTCAATACGACAGTCCGAACTTGAACTGTCGCCGGGTTTTCGTGATATCACGGACGATAAATCAGCCTTCAATCAAGCTTCGAAGCATCCACGCTGTTTTCTCGTGGATCTGCAGCCTCTGCGTCAATAGATCAGCCGTCGTCTCATCGGTAGCTTTTTCTGCCAAAGGATAAATAGAGCGCGCAGTTCGAATCACTGTCTCTTGCGCTTCAACAAGATTTCGAATCATCGTCTGTGCGTTTGGAATACCAGTGTCCTCTTTGATTGAAGTCAGTTTTGCATACT harbors:
- a CDS encoding glycosyltransferase family 2 protein, whose protein sequence is MGTSSNPSNSFSANSNPAISIVVPAYNEERRLPATIKDLRSFFGRFGSVEIIIVIEKSSDRTVELAAQAAAGDSSIQIIANEVQRGKGYAVKTGMLRAKGEVVFFMDADLSTPLAEVISFLSEFQANPGIDILIGSRAEAKSQVIKKQSWVRRNLGRGFNRFVQIFGVAGIKDTQCGFKAFRRRAVEPIFSRQTLNGFAFDVELLILAQLMGFKIQTVPVRWVNSPDSKVRIWIDPIKMFFDLVRIKRLARRTLKAKPYAAELPMSSKSAI
- a CDS encoding LysM peptidoglycan-binding domain-containing protein: MKKSDHVRLKTSPESSSFTRWILLPILSLSTLSACATQAVRLEGGGDAGVTASGGSSSSSNGAEGATSNDLSDSGADLLGIPLEVNRSVLKWIDYFQGPGRPHMERYLSRSTRYAPIMKEILRKEGLPEDLIYIALIESGFSSTAHSTASAVGYWQFIRGTGKQYRLRIDSFVDERRDFERSTVAAADYFKGLYNLFGAWYLAIASYNVGENRVKGLVMRNKTRDFWKLARERRLPQETVDYVPKFLAARLIGKEPAKYGFTDVEYMPPLEFSTVSFASPIDIRRLATEMGLEYDDLRDLNPAYKRGVAPMPKSGDKLVLRVPKGTEEKALAAAENASANLSTRYIAEDDYSYYRVRRGDTISSIARKFNVSQTKILQLNRMSARSVLSVGKRLRVPSENVATLGPAKSSQLESRERREPSNTVIKGKPQSTTVAARAGNISKAEIKAEAKLKDAAKRRSEKSIRQARLHVVRRGENLAVIAKKYGVSVRELATHNHLKKQSTLFVGKKLEIPKF
- a CDS encoding lytic transglycosylase domain-containing protein encodes the protein MNGGNCFKLCASFLFHVVGLLAILLPGARAFSSSAQPVTLTLNDQVVLNPAAASELKALKSFFETKDYDKCLKAAPKAAKKAKSLEPWILAQEFECAEKLPVSKANSDRLNLVLFKMDSKPVFLSFGPWSQRIRNAWARTLVTALEMDQKYNRPRAWKRVETLSTLLSLTPAGKQSLDEAGRAKVWKIAGELLFLGQKQEGAREFFRRSLLEQEQPDLRERLKTLDNVAKKSTSSSGEDSLVKGADKIPAGSAEEIELFDRVSQNLKAGDLVAAGEDAVKLMNDFPGSPRAKLAADRTYESLVSVAEKPNEKFQPVRNSLLTVMEKADPDRVAEWARLAFNRGLWNESARLGKAAVEKQSSSRATKTLELAMDASIAIDDFKQAKLFGEELEARHAGTPSSRLATLRLGLIAFREKDYSKSSAIFEKMIATQAVDNYELQARYWLWRSLEKLQNPRAKSEAEEMARRFPFSYYGLRARLESQGGRLEWAKENPSVFEAGGAKLEHRLWLTQEEKLSLDRAMLLVTAGWFEEAQAELRILPEPVSPDEKAIRAKIWAAAKNFLAASKLANEAWDVKFELRRPELMKAVWPQEHKEFFESAAKLKNLDPVLTRSLTKQESGYFPKAVSSSNALGLMQMIPPTAREIADDLKLGKINLPDDLFDPSRNITMGTHYVAKMLTQFKGHVPLALAAYNAGPTRVDRWLKSRQSLVGLETGRTSAPESEIWIDEFPFAETSFYVKAILRNILLYQIVESGLVEAQEPLWKGVSSNPRPSSSLEIK
- a CDS encoding TIGR03663 family protein, which codes for MLRTNENRESQFTRSTFWLWPLLAVAAYFRFRDLGIKPPHFDEGINGHFVMTIWRDGFYTYDPTNFHGPLYFYLLHGAEVLFGRGVESFRIMNAFLAMGLVYFVFQFRRFLGPAAVVAAWIVAVSPAFTFYGRYAIHETLFVLGQIAFVYGRLVWLNKPTREAVAMIAAGLVIMLATKENFFIFVGTWIIAEFVVRFLEKLEKSDEPWSRLGDLSQSESRRLVRGTAVISSIALFLLFALYTGFFEYMRGAGDFFRAFDFWTKTGTKGNGHEKPFFYWLETMGRYEWVLLIGLAASAVATLFLKSQNRAQRLILLTGFGTWLAYSIIPYKTPWLLLGFWPLAFLLLPQMERGKWRILTAVVLGLTLVHSTVKSYRLNFVDFAKAGEPYVYVQTTSDYSNVMDVLKRKIRQNPAVANLSLVIMIQDPWPLPYEVALFPNLKYAKLEDIDRDPSIVANADLLLIDGSILEGLRNILPKKFGRMDFRLRDSYDSGWALFDFEKFRNVLAVDVPIESPGKK